The following coding sequences lie in one Flavobacterium cyclinae genomic window:
- a CDS encoding GH92 family glycosyl hydrolase has protein sequence MKPFLIALAFLTTTISQAQDYAKHVNPFIGTGGHGHTFPGATLPYGMVQLSPDTRIDGSWDGCGGYHYSDNVIYGFSHTHLNGTGVSDYGDIMLMPTMGEPSFDNKVYSSTFSHANEKASAGFYSVKLDKHNIDVRLTTSTRVGFHEYTFNKAGLANIILDLNHRDKLLEGRIRVIDDKTIEVLRRSEAWARDQYVYARIEFNVPLEMTLIPKKGVDFLNELENSGVFFFKKVKKGEKILVKVSLSPTSYEGAKLNSSEIKHWDFDKVHKDAIAAWNKELSKIEVTSDDKDKLAIFYTALYHTMMQPNIAQDLDGKYRGRDNKIHVAEGFDYYTVFSLWDTFRGAHPLYTLIDKKRTADYINTFIKQYEQGGRLPVWELASNETDCMIGYHSVSVIADAMVKGIKGFDYEKAFEASKASAMRDVLGLDAYKKNGFISIDDEHESVSKTLEYAYDDWCIAQMAAILENHEDYQYFMKRSQNWKNIFDWETGFMRPKKNGGWDKPFDPREVNNNFTEGNSWQYSFFVPQDIEGMIQAYGGPEKFEAKLDEMFNSESKTTGREQVDVTGLIGQYAHGNEPSHHMAYLYNYVGKPEKTNEKVKYILDNFYTNTPDGLIGNEDCGQMSAWYVLSSMGMYQVTPGGNAWDKTKPYFEKIKLNFEDNTSIVILKDSKVNTIEYFDSEAIEILAFAADPTIVEVPVIQAESKAFKDKLKIEMKSQNNDKIYYSFTNTEDFVEYTSPFEISKSIKIYAYSINKYRELSNTISATFFKKPNNYSINIKSVYNPQYHAGGPEGLLDGILGTENWRKGDWQGYQSQDFEAVVDLKEVKELNSFKANFLQDSRSWILMPTYLEFFISTDNVNFTSVGSLDIAKNSGIDPKDENSFTREFGVLLDKKKTARYVKVIAKNFGKLPDWHQGAGGDAFIFIDEITID, from the coding sequence ATGAAACCATTTCTTATCGCTTTAGCCTTTTTAACTACTACTATTTCCCAAGCGCAAGATTATGCCAAACATGTAAATCCATTTATCGGAACAGGAGGTCATGGACACACGTTTCCTGGAGCTACTTTGCCATACGGAATGGTGCAATTGTCTCCTGATACTAGAATTGACGGCAGTTGGGATGGTTGTGGTGGTTATCATTATTCCGATAATGTGATTTACGGATTTTCGCATACGCATTTGAACGGAACCGGTGTTTCGGATTATGGCGATATAATGTTGATGCCTACAATGGGGGAACCTTCATTTGATAACAAAGTGTATTCTTCTACTTTTTCACATGCGAATGAAAAAGCTTCCGCTGGATTTTACTCCGTAAAATTAGACAAACACAATATCGATGTGCGTTTAACTACTTCAACTCGGGTAGGTTTTCATGAATATACGTTTAATAAAGCAGGACTAGCCAATATTATTTTAGATTTGAATCATCGAGACAAATTATTAGAAGGAAGAATTCGAGTAATCGATGATAAAACTATAGAAGTATTACGAAGAAGTGAAGCTTGGGCAAGAGATCAATATGTTTATGCAAGAATCGAGTTTAATGTTCCTTTAGAAATGACTTTAATACCTAAAAAAGGGGTAGATTTTCTTAATGAATTAGAAAATAGCGGGGTGTTCTTTTTCAAAAAAGTCAAAAAAGGAGAAAAAATTCTCGTAAAAGTATCACTTTCACCAACAAGTTATGAAGGAGCTAAATTAAATAGTTCTGAAATTAAACATTGGGATTTCGATAAAGTTCATAAAGATGCTATTGCGGCTTGGAACAAAGAATTATCAAAAATTGAAGTCACATCTGATGATAAAGATAAATTAGCGATTTTCTACACGGCTTTATATCACACCATGATGCAACCAAATATTGCACAAGATTTAGACGGAAAATATCGCGGTAGAGACAACAAAATTCATGTTGCAGAAGGATTTGATTACTACACGGTTTTTTCGCTTTGGGACACGTTTAGAGGCGCGCATCCGTTGTATACTTTGATTGATAAAAAACGTACAGCTGATTACATCAACACCTTTATCAAACAATATGAACAAGGAGGAAGATTACCGGTTTGGGAATTAGCTTCCAATGAAACGGATTGTATGATTGGCTATCATTCGGTTTCTGTAATTGCTGATGCGATGGTAAAAGGAATAAAAGGTTTTGATTACGAAAAAGCCTTTGAAGCGAGTAAAGCTTCTGCTATGCGTGATGTTTTAGGCTTGGATGCCTACAAGAAAAACGGTTTCATTTCGATTGACGACGAACACGAAAGCGTTTCTAAAACTTTAGAATATGCTTATGACGATTGGTGTATTGCTCAAATGGCAGCAATTTTAGAAAATCATGAAGATTACCAATATTTCATGAAACGCTCTCAAAACTGGAAAAACATTTTCGATTGGGAAACCGGTTTTATGCGTCCAAAGAAAAATGGCGGTTGGGACAAACCTTTCGACCCAAGAGAAGTCAATAATAATTTTACCGAAGGTAATTCGTGGCAATATTCTTTTTTCGTACCACAAGATATTGAGGGAATGATTCAAGCTTATGGCGGACCCGAAAAATTTGAAGCCAAATTAGACGAAATGTTCAACAGCGAAAGCAAAACTACCGGTAGAGAACAAGTAGATGTTACCGGTTTAATCGGACAATATGCACACGGGAACGAACCAAGTCATCACATGGCGTATTTGTACAATTATGTAGGAAAACCAGAAAAAACGAATGAAAAAGTCAAGTATATTTTAGATAATTTTTACACCAATACACCCGATGGTTTAATTGGAAACGAAGACTGCGGACAAATGAGCGCTTGGTATGTATTGAGTTCGATGGGAATGTATCAAGTAACACCTGGAGGAAATGCTTGGGATAAAACAAAACCTTATTTTGAAAAAATTAAATTAAACTTTGAGGATAATACATCTATTGTAATTTTAAAAGATTCAAAAGTCAATACAATTGAATATTTCGATTCGGAGGCTATAGAAATATTAGCATTTGCAGCTGATCCTACTATTGTTGAGGTTCCAGTAATTCAAGCTGAAAGCAAAGCTTTTAAAGATAAATTGAAAATTGAAATGAAATCTCAAAATAATGATAAAATATACTATTCATTCACAAATACAGAAGATTTTGTAGAATATACTTCGCCTTTTGAAATTTCTAAATCAATAAAAATTTACGCTTATTCAATCAATAAATATAGAGAATTAAGTAACACCATTTCTGCAACGTTTTTCAAAAAACCAAACAATTACAGCATCAATATTAAATCGGTTTACAATCCGCAATATCATGCCGGTGGTCCAGAAGGGTTGTTAGATGGTATTTTAGGAACCGAAAACTGGAGAAAAGGCGATTGGCAAGGCTATCAAAGTCAGGATTTTGAAGCGGTGGTGGATTTAAAAGAAGTGAAAGAGTTAAATTCGTTTAAGGCAAATTTTCTACAAGATAGTCGTTCTTGGATTTTGATGCCTACTTATTTGGAGTTTTTTATTTCAACAGATAATGTCAATTTTACTTCTGTTGGAAGTCTTGATATTGCTAAAAATAGTGGAATTGATCCTAAAGATGAAAATTCATTTACTAGAGAATTTGGAGTTCTTTTAGACAAGAAGAAAACAGCACGTTACGTAAAAGTAATCGCAAAAAACTTTGGTAAATTACCAGATTGGCATCAAGGTGCTGGTGGTGATGCCTTTATTTTTATAGACGAAATAACAATTGATTAA
- the pheS gene encoding phenylalanine--tRNA ligase subunit alpha, which yields MIETIKAHIEEVKAFQTDNKEQLEAFRIKYLGSKGLLKDFFAEFKNVPNEQKKEFGQVINELKTSAEEKVKAIQDALENKEEAKGIYGDTTRPGEAMNIGSRHPISIVKNQMIDIFSTIGFNVSEGPEIEDDWHNFTALNLPEYHPARDMQDTFFIQTNPDVLLRTHTSSVQVRYMENNKPPIRTISPGRVFRNEAVSSRSHCIFHQVEGLYIDKDVSFADLKQTLLYFTKEMFGKSKIRLRPSYFPFTEPSAEIDIYWGLKTETDYRITKGTGWLEIGGCGMVDPNVLKNCGINPDEHTGFAFGMGVERIAMLLYQIGDIRMFYENDVRFLEQFKSSI from the coding sequence ATGATAGAAACGATTAAAGCCCATATTGAAGAAGTAAAAGCTTTTCAAACCGATAATAAAGAACAATTAGAAGCTTTCCGAATCAAGTATTTAGGAAGTAAAGGCTTGTTGAAAGACTTTTTTGCCGAATTCAAAAATGTTCCAAACGAACAAAAGAAAGAATTTGGTCAAGTAATCAACGAATTGAAAACTTCGGCAGAAGAAAAGGTAAAAGCCATTCAAGATGCTTTAGAAAATAAAGAAGAAGCAAAAGGAATTTACGGCGACACAACGCGTCCGGGAGAAGCAATGAACATTGGTTCGCGCCACCCAATCTCTATTGTAAAAAATCAAATGATTGATATTTTTTCAACCATTGGTTTCAACGTGTCTGAAGGTCCAGAAATCGAAGACGATTGGCACAACTTTACAGCATTAAATTTACCAGAATATCACCCAGCAAGAGATATGCAGGATACGTTTTTTATTCAAACGAATCCAGATGTTTTATTGCGTACCCATACGTCATCAGTACAAGTGCGTTACATGGAAAACAACAAACCGCCAATTCGTACAATTTCTCCAGGAAGAGTGTTCCGTAACGAGGCTGTTTCTTCGCGTTCGCACTGTATTTTTCATCAAGTGGAAGGATTGTATATTGATAAAGACGTTTCCTTTGCCGATTTAAAACAGACGTTGTTGTATTTCACGAAAGAAATGTTCGGAAAATCAAAAATTCGTTTACGTCCTTCGTATTTCCCATTTACAGAACCAAGTGCTGAAATCGATATTTATTGGGGATTAAAAACAGAAACCGATTACAGAATCACCAAAGGAACCGGTTGGTTAGAAATTGGTGGTTGTGGAATGGTAGATCCAAACGTATTGAAAAACTGCGGCATCAATCCTGATGAACATACTGGTTTCGCTTTCGGAATGGGAGTAGAGCGTATTGCCATGTTGTTATACCAAATTGGCGATATCCGTATGTTTTACGAAAACGATGTGCGTTTCTTAGAGCAATTTAAATCATCAATTTAG
- a CDS encoding CvpA family protein, protein MSFIDIVFAVLLGFAVYKGLKNGLFVEVASFVALILGVYVAIKFSGFVGAFFSETFPTWNPKYLEITAFIITFLLVVIGIHLSAKILTKLADFAFLGWINKLAGVIFSLLKTILALSVVLFILEKINIDNMLLSKETQESSIFYNPIQNISKAIYPTIEGWYTEISEKAKGKSKKDNGDGEQLQSSEEESKN, encoded by the coding sequence ATGAGTTTTATTGATATTGTTTTTGCGGTTTTATTAGGTTTTGCGGTTTATAAAGGGTTGAAAAACGGACTTTTTGTTGAAGTAGCTTCTTTTGTGGCTTTGATATTAGGAGTTTATGTTGCCATTAAGTTTTCAGGTTTTGTGGGTGCGTTTTTTTCAGAAACATTCCCAACTTGGAATCCAAAATATTTAGAAATCACAGCTTTTATCATTACTTTTTTATTGGTAGTAATTGGCATTCATTTAAGCGCAAAAATTCTAACCAAATTAGCAGATTTTGCATTTTTAGGTTGGATTAACAAATTAGCCGGTGTGATTTTTAGCTTGTTGAAAACCATTTTAGCGTTGAGTGTTGTGCTTTTTATTTTGGAGAAAATCAATATTGACAACATGCTGCTTTCAAAAGAGACACAAGAGAGTTCCATTTTTTATAATCCAATTCAGAATATTTCAAAAGCGATTTATCCTACGATTGAAGGGTGGTATACTGAAATAAGTGAAAAGGCAAAAGGTAAAAGTAAAAAGGATAATGGTGATGGTGAACAATTGCAGTCATCAGAGGAGGAAAGTAAAAATTAA
- a CDS encoding tetratricopeptide repeat protein, which translates to MKKYILLFIFTFQFANASESIDVTFKKANDLYNKGDYEQALQSFESIVNQGNESADLYFNLANCYYKLGKVAPSIYNYEKALLLNPDDEAIHINLSFAQKMAIDDIKVLPEVGFKKMVKEFTSIFHYDTWAWNAVFMALLTLLTFLGYYFGNTVFLKRTFFSLFLLFLVGIGVTVFSAFLQKKYDANYNPAIVFAEATTLKAEPKNSSEDVVTLHEGTKVFVLEELGNWKQVELTDKTKAWIDKEAIREVKE; encoded by the coding sequence ATGAAAAAATACATTCTCCTTTTCATATTCACATTTCAATTCGCCAATGCAAGTGAATCCATTGATGTTACCTTCAAAAAAGCAAACGATTTATACAACAAAGGCGATTATGAACAAGCTTTACAATCTTTTGAAAGTATTGTAAACCAAGGCAACGAATCGGCCGATTTATATTTTAATTTGGCCAATTGCTATTACAAACTAGGAAAAGTAGCGCCATCGATTTACAATTACGAAAAAGCATTGCTTTTAAACCCAGATGACGAAGCCATTCACATCAACTTATCTTTTGCGCAAAAAATGGCAATAGACGACATTAAAGTGCTTCCAGAAGTCGGTTTTAAGAAAATGGTAAAAGAGTTCACAAGCATATTTCATTATGATACTTGGGCTTGGAATGCTGTTTTTATGGCTTTATTGACTTTGCTTACTTTTCTTGGATATTATTTTGGAAATACCGTGTTTTTAAAACGCACTTTTTTCAGTTTGTTTCTATTGTTTTTAGTCGGAATTGGCGTAACCGTTTTTTCGGCTTTTTTACAGAAGAAATATGATGCGAATTACAATCCAGCCATCGTTTTTGCAGAAGCAACAACTTTGAAAGCCGAACCAAAAAACAGTTCTGAAGATGTGGTAACGCTTCACGAAGGAACAAAAGTCTTCGTCTTAGAAGAATTAGGCAACTGGAAACAAGTTGAACTAACCGACAAAACCAAAGCGTGGATTGACAAAGAAGCGATTAGGGAAGTGAAGGAATAG
- a CDS encoding GxxExxY protein — translation MTEQEISKIVFDCALRVHKALGPGLLESAYEECLYYELKKSNLKVEKQKPLPLVYKEVKLDVGYRIDIIIEDKFIVEIKAVETLNEVHLAQLLTYLKLTDCKLGLLINFNVKLLKNGVQRVINGIL, via the coding sequence ATGACGGAACAAGAAATTTCTAAAATAGTATTTGATTGTGCTTTACGAGTTCATAAAGCATTAGGTCCGGGTTTACTTGAAAGTGCATATGAAGAATGTTTATATTACGAGTTAAAAAAATCGAATCTTAAAGTTGAAAAACAAAAACCATTACCTCTAGTTTATAAAGAAGTAAAGTTAGATGTTGGTTATAGAATAGATATTATTATTGAAGATAAATTTATTGTTGAAATCAAAGCAGTTGAAACATTAAACGAAGTTCATTTAGCACAGTTATTAACCTATTTAAAATTGACCGATTGTAAATTGGGGTTGTTAATTAATTTTAATGTCAAACTTTTAAAAAACGGAGTACAAAGAGTCATCAACGGAATATTATAG
- a CDS encoding BatD family protein → MKKIFLVLFVSIFYTTVSAQVKFEAQTERSSYGLNERIQLVFTINNEGDNFEPPKFPSFKAEGPFINRGNQTAITIVNGKVTQKREISTQVIYYLTPTKKGTFTIGAASIEYDGTVYKSAPIKITITDPIQMPTYPGQQPTNVNYGEGIHLVAELSTKNPFVNEPVTVVYKLYFEPRSTVGNFRNFKAPKYDDFWSQYIDMKQLRAERGKYNGKDYSMVVLRKVILYPLEAGAKTIEPFKIDLDAEVPTGRRDWFGEYEMRVIEKSLSTGTQTINVKSLPEKGKPESYSGAVGNFDFNVIPSKTKLKAGESLDLEVSVSGKGNLKLFTLPKPVAPSALEMYEPSHTENVQTPLTGMTGKISDKYTIIPQFKGKYTIKPLTFSYYDLASKSYKTITSKEITIEVEEGDGTVVANVPSSNKQVIEKKEVFQYNKLKTEFVSKSREDFLGSGLFYSLLFAPLLLIPIVMIARKQKEAKDADVVGNRVRNNNRLVKKYLSEAKKQMGDKVPFYMAMEKALHNFLKAKLHIETVEMSKENIVELLQQRNASEESINRFIELMNDCEFARYAPATDIAMTNDFERAVERISELEKQI, encoded by the coding sequence ATGAAAAAGATATTTTTAGTTTTATTCGTATCCATTTTTTATACCACTGTTTCCGCTCAAGTTAAATTTGAAGCGCAAACAGAAAGAAGTTCGTATGGACTAAATGAACGTATTCAATTGGTTTTTACCATAAACAATGAAGGAGATAATTTTGAACCGCCAAAATTTCCTAGTTTTAAAGCAGAAGGCCCTTTCATTAATAGAGGAAATCAAACTGCGATTACGATTGTAAATGGAAAAGTAACACAAAAAAGAGAAATTTCTACTCAAGTTATTTACTATTTAACACCTACTAAAAAAGGGACATTCACCATTGGTGCTGCTTCAATTGAATATGATGGAACGGTATATAAATCGGCACCAATAAAAATCACGATTACTGATCCTATTCAAATGCCAACGTATCCAGGACAGCAACCTACTAATGTCAATTATGGAGAAGGAATTCATCTAGTAGCCGAATTATCCACAAAAAATCCGTTTGTAAATGAACCAGTTACAGTAGTTTACAAATTATATTTCGAACCTCGTTCGACTGTTGGGAATTTCAGAAATTTCAAAGCGCCAAAATATGATGATTTCTGGAGTCAGTATATCGACATGAAACAATTGCGCGCTGAACGTGGAAAATACAATGGAAAAGATTATAGCATGGTGGTGCTTCGAAAAGTAATTTTATATCCATTAGAAGCAGGCGCTAAAACTATAGAACCATTTAAAATTGATTTAGATGCTGAGGTACCAACAGGCCGTCGCGATTGGTTTGGTGAATATGAAATGCGAGTAATTGAAAAATCTCTTTCTACAGGAACGCAAACTATAAATGTAAAATCACTTCCTGAAAAAGGAAAACCAGAAAGCTATTCAGGCGCTGTTGGAAATTTTGATTTTAATGTAATTCCATCCAAAACAAAGTTAAAAGCAGGCGAATCTTTAGATTTAGAGGTAAGTGTTTCGGGTAAAGGAAATTTAAAATTATTTACGTTACCAAAACCTGTTGCCCCTAGTGCTTTGGAAATGTACGAACCTTCTCATACCGAAAATGTACAAACACCATTAACGGGAATGACGGGTAAAATTTCGGATAAATACACCATAATTCCTCAATTTAAAGGAAAATATACCATCAAACCATTAACGTTTTCATATTATGATTTGGCAAGTAAATCCTATAAAACGATTACTTCAAAAGAAATAACAATAGAAGTTGAAGAAGGAGATGGAACAGTAGTAGCCAATGTGCCAAGTTCGAACAAACAAGTCATCGAGAAAAAAGAAGTATTCCAATACAATAAGCTGAAAACCGAGTTTGTTTCAAAATCAAGAGAAGATTTCTTAGGTTCAGGATTGTTTTATAGTTTGTTATTTGCACCATTATTATTGATTCCAATTGTGATGATTGCTAGAAAACAAAAAGAAGCTAAAGATGCCGACGTGGTTGGAAACCGAGTTAGAAATAATAACCGATTAGTAAAGAAATATTTGTCGGAAGCGAAAAAACAAATGGGCGACAAAGTACCGTTTTATATGGCTATGGAAAAAGCATTGCATAATTTCTTAAAGGCAAAGCTACATATTGAAACGGTTGAAATGAGTAAAGAAAATATTGTAGAGTTATTGCAACAAAGAAATGCTTCAGAAGAAAGTATTAATCGATTTATAGAATTAATGAACGATTGCGAGTTTGCTCGTTATGCTCCAGCAACCGATATTGCCATGACCAATGATTTTGAACGAGCTGTGGAACGAATTTCAGAACTTGAAAAACAAATCTAA
- a CDS encoding tetratricopeptide repeat protein — MRKIVYLLVVLHSFFLFGQEKDKNLYNGNQSFKEKKYADAEADFRVTESKKSPKKATAGYNLGNSVYRQNQQGEAQIKYIQALEHAKTKEEKHRIYHNLGNTFMLEKKYDLAVDAYKNALRNNPYDEETRYNYALAKKKKKENPPPKNDKKDNKDKNGGGGNQNKPQPENNKNDKGNNNKDQDKNKGDDKKENPSDGDKKEDKKENPKPSGADKQRIDNILDAVNNAEKKVQDKVNAKKVKGRPVSNEKDW; from the coding sequence ATGCGTAAGATAGTTTACCTATTAGTAGTATTACATTCTTTTTTTCTTTTTGGACAAGAAAAAGACAAAAATTTGTATAATGGAAATCAGTCCTTTAAAGAAAAAAAATACGCTGATGCTGAAGCTGATTTTCGTGTAACCGAATCGAAAAAATCACCTAAAAAAGCCACTGCGGGATATAATTTAGGAAATAGCGTATATCGTCAAAACCAACAAGGTGAAGCACAAATCAAATATATTCAAGCCTTAGAGCACGCAAAAACAAAAGAAGAAAAACACCGAATTTATCATAATTTGGGCAACACATTCATGTTAGAAAAAAAATATGATTTAGCGGTGGATGCTTATAAAAACGCGCTTAGAAACAATCCGTATGACGAAGAAACGCGTTATAATTATGCATTGGCAAAAAAGAAAAAGAAAGAAAATCCACCTCCAAAAAACGATAAGAAAGATAATAAAGATAAGAATGGTGGCGGAGGCAATCAGAATAAACCGCAACCAGAAAATAACAAAAACGACAAAGGGAATAATAACAAAGACCAAGACAAAAATAAAGGCGACGACAAGAAAGAAAATCCTAGTGATGGAGATAAAAAAGAGGATAAAAAAGAAAATCCAAAACCAAGCGGAGCCGATAAACAACGCATCGATAATATTTTAGATGCGGTTAATAATGCTGAAAAGAAAGTTCAGGACAAAGTAAATGCAAAGAAAGTAAAAGGGCGTCCCGTTTCTAATGAAAAAGATTGGTAA
- a CDS encoding vWA domain-containing protein has protein sequence MFELESPIYFYLLALLPIIVALFLFNLFWKRKRQAVFADLELFNQLAPEKSSFKPALKLGVLLLALACIIIALVNPKMGTKMETVKRQGIDIVFAVDISKSMLAEDVAPNRLEKTKQIVSQIINQLGNDRVGIVGYAGSAYPVLPMTTDYSIAKMYLQSMNTNMVSSQGTAFSDAIQLAVDYFDVKDTSKLIVLISDGEDHGDGVDDAIEMAKEKGVRIISIGVGTEKGGPIPLRDDKGTIASYKKDQEGQTVITKLYPEVLKKLADNTKSKYILGTTTKNVVEEIKKSLDKIEKSEFESQQIADFESQYQWFLALGFLLLLVDVFLLEKKTAWVQKLNLFNEKKHA, from the coding sequence ATGTTTGAATTAGAAAGTCCAATATATTTTTACTTATTAGCGCTATTACCCATAATAGTGGCACTTTTTCTATTCAATTTGTTTTGGAAAAGAAAAAGACAAGCTGTTTTTGCCGATCTGGAATTGTTTAATCAATTGGCACCAGAAAAATCGAGTTTTAAACCTGCTTTAAAATTAGGAGTTTTGTTATTAGCATTGGCTTGTATTATTATTGCTTTGGTGAACCCAAAAATGGGAACAAAAATGGAAACGGTAAAACGTCAAGGAATTGATATTGTGTTTGCGGTTGATATTTCAAAAAGTATGCTTGCCGAAGATGTTGCACCAAACCGATTGGAAAAAACCAAGCAAATCGTTTCGCAAATCATTAACCAATTAGGAAACGATAGAGTTGGAATTGTAGGTTATGCCGGAAGTGCCTACCCAGTTTTACCCATGACCACTGATTACAGCATTGCAAAAATGTACTTGCAAAGCATGAATACCAATATGGTGTCTTCGCAAGGAACTGCATTTAGTGATGCCATTCAATTAGCTGTTGATTATTTTGATGTTAAAGATACCAGTAAGTTAATTGTCTTAATTTCAGATGGAGAAGATCATGGTGATGGAGTAGATGATGCAATTGAAATGGCAAAAGAAAAAGGAGTTCGAATTATAAGCATTGGTGTTGGAACTGAAAAAGGAGGTCCAATTCCGCTTCGTGATGACAAAGGAACTATCGCTTCGTATAAAAAAGATCAAGAAGGACAAACAGTAATTACGAAGTTATATCCTGAAGTTTTAAAGAAGTTAGCCGATAACACAAAATCAAAATATATTCTAGGAACCACTACAAAAAATGTGGTTGAGGAAATAAAAAAATCCTTAGATAAAATTGAAAAATCTGAATTCGAATCACAACAAATTGCCGATTTTGAATCGCAATACCAATGGTTTTTAGCTTTAGGATTTTTATTGTTGTTAGTAGATGTTTTCCTTTTGGAGAAAAAAACAGCATGGGTGCAAAAGTTAAACTTATTTAATGAAAAGAAACATGCGTAA